One genomic segment of Candidatus Parvarchaeota archaeon includes these proteins:
- the rpiA gene encoding ribose-5-phosphate isomerase RpiA, whose protein sequence is MERHWEAKNPAAEAQKKQAALAALRHVKDGMVVGLGTGSTAVYFIEGLGSLVAREGLDVSCVPTSYDTKHLAFKCGLRVTELDATDHVDIAVDGADAVNEKLHSIKGAGGALVREKVVAYFATDFTIIVDESKLKPLAGIVPIEVTPFAYSTVKRQLKDEGINALARTGTGKYGPLISDNGNYILDAKMEVKDPVRMEQHLNCIPGVVANGIFTKCTRVIAGTSKGIKVLGKK, encoded by the coding sequence ATGGAAAGGCACTGGGAGGCAAAAAACCCCGCAGCTGAGGCGCAAAAAAAACAGGCTGCGCTTGCGGCACTCAGGCATGTCAAGGACGGGATGGTCGTAGGTCTAGGGACAGGCAGCACTGCAGTCTACTTTATTGAAGGCCTTGGCAGCCTTGTGGCAAGGGAGGGCCTGGACGTATCGTGCGTGCCAACTTCGTATGACACAAAACACCTGGCATTCAAATGCGGCCTGCGGGTAACAGAGCTTGATGCAACCGACCATGTGGACATAGCAGTTGACGGGGCGGATGCAGTCAACGAAAAGCTGCATTCAATAAAAGGCGCGGGCGGAGCACTTGTGCGCGAAAAAGTCGTCGCTTATTTTGCCACTGATTTCACAATCATAGTTGACGAGTCAAAGCTCAAGCCACTTGCAGGCATCGTGCCCATAGAAGTCACCCCCTTTGCATATTCCACGGTGAAAAGGCAGCTCAAAGACGAGGGGATAAACGCCCTTGCAAGAACGGGAACAGGAAAATACGGGCCGCTTATTTCTGACAATGGCAACTATATACTTGATGCAAAGATGGAGGTAAAGGACCCAGTGCGCATGGAGCAGCACCTCAACTGCATCCCAGGCGTAGTCGCAAACGGCATATTCACAAAGTGCACAC